The following proteins are co-located in the Microbacterium immunditiarum genome:
- a CDS encoding transketolase family protein, with protein MPVTFTFGEMLSARSVIGSTLAELGADYDNLWVLTPDIGATLVEFRDTYPERFLDVGLAEQACVGIAAGLAYDGNIPVVSGMLPFLSMRALEQIRTDVCYPNLPVKIIGTHGGLVGNGGSTHYAVEDLALMCALTNMTVTSIGDPLMVGEIIRQSMTMQGPIYIRLAVGKKDMVLYEPGQHKVRIGKGIIAREGTDATIFTHGTTVAQALQAAEEIAKDGRSVRVVDMFTLKPIDEELILRCAEETDGRFVVLEDHLAYGGLASRIADVLADRGVCLTAFERLGIPQVYAGFGEDEQLRDKHGYGLKDTIAATRRVLAAS; from the coding sequence ATGCCTGTGACCTTCACTTTCGGAGAGATGCTCTCGGCGCGATCCGTCATCGGATCGACGCTCGCCGAACTCGGCGCGGACTATGACAACCTGTGGGTGCTCACCCCCGACATCGGCGCGACGCTCGTCGAGTTCCGCGACACGTACCCCGAGCGCTTCCTCGACGTCGGCCTCGCCGAGCAGGCGTGCGTCGGCATCGCCGCCGGCCTCGCGTACGACGGCAACATCCCCGTCGTCTCGGGCATGCTGCCGTTCCTCTCGATGCGCGCGCTCGAGCAGATCCGCACCGACGTCTGCTACCCGAACCTGCCCGTCAAGATCATCGGCACGCACGGCGGCCTGGTCGGCAACGGCGGCTCGACGCATTACGCCGTCGAGGACCTCGCACTCATGTGCGCGCTCACGAACATGACGGTGACCTCGATCGGCGACCCGCTCATGGTCGGCGAGATCATCCGCCAGTCGATGACGATGCAGGGCCCGATCTACATCCGGCTCGCGGTCGGCAAGAAGGACATGGTGCTCTACGAGCCCGGCCAGCACAAGGTCCGCATCGGTAAGGGAATCATCGCCCGCGAGGGCACGGATGCCACGATCTTCACCCACGGCACGACGGTCGCCCAGGCGCTCCAGGCCGCGGAGGAGATCGCGAAGGACGGCCGATCGGTGCGCGTCGTGGACATGTTCACGCTCAAGCCCATCGACGAGGAGCTCATCCTCCGGTGCGCGGAGGAGACGGACGGCCGGTTCGTCGTGCTCGAGGACCACCTCGCGTACGGCGGCCTCGCGTCCCGCATCGCGGACGTGCTCGCCGACCGGGGCGTGTGCCTCACGGCGTTCGAGCGCCTCGGCATCCCGCAGGTCTACGCGGGCTTCGGTGAGGACGAGCAGCTGCGCGACAAGCACGGCTACGGCCTCAAAGACACGATCGCCGCCACGCGGCGCGTCCTCGCCGCATCCTGA
- a CDS encoding transketolase: MGRTPLAGTEQRHSVQELEDLAFELRQKLLHLCGTYEGAVHIGGDLSAADIFTALFHYGLNVDPSDIANPERDRFVLSKGHAAVCMYIAMAMRGFFSYEGIVQTYGQLDSAYGMHPCKVQLPGVECSTGSLGHGLPLAVGMALSARHRGDDHRVVCLLGDGETGEGSVWEAVMAARSNRLGNLVAFVDRNRQLMTSFAEERVSFEPYPDKWRAFGWNVVEIDGHDMSQLVAAIDALPDTDSDTPTVVIAETVKGKGVDFMERNLAWHAGSLGAEDLERALAALAASREKETV; this comes from the coding sequence ATGGGCCGGACACCCCTGGCCGGAACCGAGCAGCGGCACAGCGTGCAGGAGCTCGAGGATCTCGCGTTCGAGCTGCGGCAGAAGCTGCTGCACCTGTGCGGCACGTACGAGGGCGCGGTCCACATCGGCGGCGATCTGTCGGCCGCCGACATCTTCACGGCGCTCTTCCACTACGGGCTGAACGTCGATCCGAGCGACATCGCGAACCCCGAGCGCGACCGCTTCGTGCTGAGCAAGGGGCACGCCGCGGTGTGCATGTACATCGCGATGGCCATGCGCGGCTTCTTCTCGTACGAGGGCATCGTCCAGACGTACGGCCAGCTCGACAGCGCGTACGGCATGCACCCGTGCAAGGTGCAGCTGCCCGGTGTCGAGTGCTCGACCGGCTCGCTCGGCCACGGGCTCCCGCTCGCGGTCGGCATGGCGCTGAGCGCGCGGCACCGCGGCGACGACCACCGCGTGGTCTGCCTGCTCGGCGACGGCGAGACCGGCGAGGGCTCGGTGTGGGAGGCGGTCATGGCCGCCCGCAGCAACCGCCTCGGCAACCTCGTCGCGTTCGTCGACCGCAACCGCCAGCTCATGACGAGCTTCGCCGAGGAGCGCGTCTCGTTCGAGCCGTACCCCGACAAGTGGCGCGCCTTCGGCTGGAACGTCGTCGAGATCGACGGCCACGACATGTCGCAGCTCGTCGCCGCGATCGACGCGCTGCCCGACACCGACAGCGACACGCCGACGGTCGTCATCGCCGAGACCGTCAAGGGCAAGGGCGTCGACTTCATGGAGCGCAACCTCGCGTGGCACGCGGGATCGCTCGGTGCCGAAGACCTCGAACGCGCCCTCGCCGCGCTCGCCGCCTCGCGTGAGAAGGAGACCGTCTGA
- a CDS encoding aldehyde dehydrogenase family protein encodes MSQTVDTATAVRTGLFIGGEERFTDEVLKVADPGKPGVIVGEAASATPQDVADAVAAAKAAYPAWAALGPQERAKAMADAIAGIADDRDTDAAILSQENGKVRMEAWVDALVFELRWNLALMLKDEIEQSKTLPAIPGAIPVNTEVAFQPLGVVTIIVPFNWPIAILAASLPHALLAGNTVIVKVPPTTPLATARLVQRVAEKLPAGVLNVISGKDENMSGLIQNPDVAKVCFTGSVNGGKRIMEMASASLTRVTLELGGNDAAIFLEDAIIDDAHLDRLFAAIYDTTGQICMNAKRIYVHRSRLDEIVAGLEARLRNVKLGYGLDEGTTMGPLHSPAQKAFVEDIIQEAKDSGADVREFGELPGGDLAGGNFLRPAIVIDPDPSLRVVTQEQFGPVIPVIPFDTEEEAVRAANDTWAGLCGSVWTGDPAAAQRVGSQLVCGYVWVNDHGATRCDLRAPFGGMKQSGIGREQGIEGIRAFQDTRSIAVLDPEALAAMAH; translated from the coding sequence ATGTCGCAGACAGTGGACACGGCCACGGCCGTGCGGACGGGCTTGTTCATCGGCGGTGAGGAGCGGTTCACCGACGAAGTGCTCAAGGTCGCAGACCCCGGAAAGCCCGGAGTGATCGTGGGCGAGGCGGCGTCGGCGACGCCGCAGGACGTGGCGGATGCCGTCGCCGCGGCCAAGGCCGCCTACCCCGCGTGGGCCGCGCTCGGCCCGCAGGAGCGCGCGAAGGCCATGGCCGACGCGATCGCGGGCATCGCGGACGACCGCGACACGGACGCCGCGATCCTCTCGCAGGAGAACGGCAAGGTCCGCATGGAGGCGTGGGTCGACGCGCTCGTGTTCGAGCTGCGGTGGAACCTCGCGCTCATGCTGAAGGATGAGATCGAGCAGTCCAAGACGCTTCCGGCGATCCCCGGCGCGATCCCCGTCAACACCGAGGTGGCCTTCCAGCCGCTCGGCGTCGTGACGATCATCGTGCCGTTCAACTGGCCGATCGCGATCCTCGCGGCGTCGCTGCCGCACGCGCTGCTCGCCGGCAACACGGTCATCGTCAAGGTTCCGCCGACCACGCCGCTCGCGACGGCCCGCCTCGTGCAGCGTGTCGCCGAGAAGCTCCCCGCCGGTGTGCTCAACGTCATCAGCGGCAAGGACGAGAACATGTCCGGCCTCATCCAGAACCCCGACGTCGCGAAGGTCTGCTTCACCGGCTCGGTCAACGGCGGCAAGCGGATCATGGAGATGGCCTCCGCCTCGCTCACGCGAGTGACGCTCGAGCTCGGCGGCAACGACGCGGCGATCTTCCTCGAGGACGCCATCATCGACGACGCGCACCTCGACCGGCTGTTCGCCGCGATCTACGACACGACCGGCCAGATCTGCATGAACGCCAAGCGCATCTACGTGCATCGCTCGCGCCTCGACGAGATCGTCGCGGGCCTTGAGGCACGCCTGCGCAACGTCAAGCTCGGCTACGGGCTCGACGAGGGAACGACGATGGGGCCCCTCCACTCGCCCGCGCAGAAGGCGTTCGTCGAGGACATCATCCAGGAGGCGAAGGACTCGGGCGCCGACGTCCGAGAGTTCGGGGAGCTGCCCGGCGGCGACCTCGCCGGCGGCAACTTCCTCCGCCCCGCGATCGTCATCGACCCCGACCCGTCGCTGCGCGTCGTGACGCAGGAGCAGTTCGGCCCGGTCATCCCGGTCATCCCGTTCGACACCGAAGAAGAGGCCGTCCGCGCGGCCAATGACACGTGGGCCGGACTGTGCGGCTCGGTGTGGACGGGCGACCCCGCGGCGGCGCAGCGCGTGGGCTCGCAGCTCGTGTGCGGCTACGTCTGGGTCAACGACCACGGTGCGACCCGCTGCGACCTGCGTGCGCCTTTCGGCGGCATGAAGCAGTCGGGCATCGGTCGCGAGCAGGGCATCGAGGGGATCCGGGCGTTCCAGGACACCCGCTCGATCGCGGTGCTCGACCCGGAGGCGCTCGCCGCGATGGCGCACTGA
- a CDS encoding MarR family winged helix-turn-helix transcriptional regulator translates to MTSEREIDSAAGEDIVTEPLEDVIDPEGFTPRLLALLSNALVWRESTELRRRFGLGTNDWRVISAVALRPGISATEISDFIGVNKAVVSKSVSTLVARRLIVLLDGPRGSRPMCLTKAGARMHDLMLPVSMRGQEIILEGMPESEVRKLNKLLTGMLEKLREAQLLDAALEDGETSPAHEPEPSHAAR, encoded by the coding sequence ATGACCAGCGAGCGCGAGATCGACAGCGCAGCCGGGGAAGATATCGTCACCGAACCGCTTGAGGACGTCATCGACCCCGAGGGCTTCACACCGCGCCTGCTCGCGCTGCTCTCGAACGCGCTCGTGTGGCGCGAGTCGACCGAGCTCCGCCGCCGGTTCGGCCTCGGCACGAACGACTGGCGCGTCATCTCCGCCGTCGCCCTGCGGCCCGGAATCTCGGCGACCGAGATCTCGGACTTCATCGGCGTCAACAAGGCGGTCGTGTCCAAGAGCGTGTCGACGCTCGTCGCGCGCCGGCTCATCGTCCTGCTCGATGGTCCGCGCGGCTCACGACCGATGTGCCTCACGAAGGCCGGCGCGCGCATGCACGACCTCATGCTCCCCGTCTCGATGCGCGGGCAGGAGATCATCCTCGAGGGAATGCCCGAATCCGAGGTGCGCAAGCTCAACAAGCTCCTCACCGGCATGCTGGAGAAGCTGCGCGAAGCCCAGCTGCTCGACGCGGCCCTCGAAGACGGCGAGACGTCGCCCGCACACGAGCCGGAGCCCTCGCACGCAGCGCGCTGA
- a CDS encoding SDR family NAD(P)-dependent oxidoreductase, which translates to MTDDTEWVTPVQDPLATQTEPWLTDKVAVVAGGGLSGPEGGVGFAMAWLYARNRAKVAILDNDPRAAERTVKALREAGTEAESYIVDLTNDAAVKTVVDSVYERFGRIDVVADSIGGAGIEGIFETSVEAWDFAMELNLKSAWYLLRHAQKHMTEGGAAVLISSGAAEGRGPGLPYSIAKAALEKLAQGAAGTLAPRRIRVNAVRVGMIWGAFAAKGMSEEQREIRRQNVAMGVEGNNWDIASAALFLTTDASRWVTGQVLAVDGGGFAMRFAGAAGQKKE; encoded by the coding sequence ATGACTGACGACACCGAATGGGTCACCCCCGTCCAGGATCCGCTGGCGACGCAGACCGAGCCGTGGCTCACCGACAAGGTGGCCGTGGTCGCAGGAGGGGGCCTCAGCGGCCCTGAGGGCGGCGTCGGCTTCGCGATGGCGTGGCTCTACGCACGCAACCGCGCGAAGGTCGCGATCCTCGACAACGACCCGCGCGCGGCGGAGCGCACGGTGAAGGCCCTGCGCGAAGCCGGCACCGAGGCCGAATCGTACATCGTCGACCTCACGAACGACGCCGCCGTCAAGACCGTCGTCGACAGCGTGTACGAGCGCTTCGGCCGCATCGACGTCGTCGCCGACTCGATCGGCGGTGCAGGCATCGAGGGCATCTTCGAGACGAGCGTCGAGGCGTGGGACTTCGCGATGGAGCTCAACCTCAAGTCCGCGTGGTACCTGCTGCGGCACGCGCAGAAGCACATGACCGAGGGCGGCGCCGCTGTGCTCATCTCCTCGGGGGCCGCTGAGGGCCGCGGCCCCGGGCTGCCCTACAGCATCGCGAAGGCCGCGCTCGAGAAGCTCGCGCAGGGCGCCGCCGGAACGCTCGCGCCGCGCCGCATCCGCGTCAACGCCGTCCGCGTCGGCATGATCTGGGGCGCCTTCGCCGCCAAGGGAATGAGCGAGGAGCAGCGTGAGATCCGGCGCCAGAACGTCGCGATGGGCGTCGAGGGGAACAACTGGGACATCGCGAGCGCCGCGCTGTTCCTCACGACGGATGCCTCGCGCTGGGTCACCGGGCAGGTGCTCGCCGTCGACGGCGGCGGCTTCGCGATGCGCTTCGCCGGCGCCGCCGGCCAGAAGAAGGAGTGA
- a CDS encoding UGSC family (seleno)protein, with translation MASTIASTIIDPTVSSSVSTNRGRMPRAARSVSLAGVRVGLLENTKRNAADLLDGIGESLVRDLGAAELVRRTKKQFALPLTDEVLAELSESCDVVVVGVGDCGSCSAAAVADGIALERAGIPTAVICTEAFASTSQAMADLKGDPGFPYILTEHPVANLDAGQLADRAAQLVDDVASRLTAAGDAAPVPAPRAADRALSVPV, from the coding sequence ATGGCTTCCACGATCGCGTCGACGATCATCGACCCCACGGTCAGCAGCAGCGTCTCGACGAACAGGGGACGGATGCCGCGTGCCGCCCGCTCCGTGAGCCTCGCGGGCGTCCGCGTCGGGCTGCTCGAGAACACGAAGCGCAACGCCGCGGACCTGCTCGACGGCATCGGCGAGTCCCTCGTGCGCGACCTCGGCGCGGCCGAGCTCGTGCGCAGGACGAAGAAGCAGTTCGCGCTGCCGCTCACGGACGAGGTGCTCGCGGAGCTGTCGGAGTCGTGCGATGTCGTCGTCGTCGGGGTGGGGGACTGCGGCTCGTGCAGCGCCGCGGCCGTCGCCGACGGCATCGCGCTCGAGCGCGCGGGGATCCCGACCGCGGTGATCTGCACCGAGGCGTTCGCGTCGACCTCCCAGGCGATGGCTGACCTCAAGGGCGACCCCGGGTTCCCGTACATCCTCACGGAGCATCCGGTCGCGAATCTCGACGCCGGTCAGCTCGCCGACCGCGCCGCCCAGCTCGTGGACGACGTCGCCTCACGCCTCACGGCCGCCGGCGACGCCGCTCCCGTGCCCGCGCCGCGCGCCGCCGACCGGGCCCTGAGCGTCCCCGTATGA
- a CDS encoding IclR family transcriptional regulator, which yields MSAPQPSDRQKLTAAGRVLALLDVFSRGSGSHTLTEISRQSGLSLTTTHRLVRELVAWGGLEIDETGHYRLGAKMLSLATSSTSGMQLREKALPHLADIHRRTGRTVLLGVRDGAHVMYLEALRPHANYTGQNRIGGRLRLHAGAVGLVLLAYAADEVVEEYVENPLKRYTAHTIGDADELRRTLSEVRDNRYAIAPRSLTMAAGSVAAPIVNADGDVEAAVGMVYLVERDDPQRFVELVRSTASRISRSILQRPGPPSPASVVFLRRESSPD from the coding sequence ATGAGCGCGCCACAGCCGAGCGATCGGCAGAAGCTGACGGCGGCGGGACGGGTTCTCGCGCTGCTGGACGTGTTCTCGCGGGGGAGCGGCTCGCACACCCTGACCGAGATCAGCCGCCAGTCCGGCCTGTCGCTCACGACGACGCACCGGCTCGTGCGCGAGCTGGTCGCGTGGGGCGGCCTCGAGATCGACGAGACCGGCCACTACCGCCTCGGTGCGAAGATGCTGAGCCTCGCGACGTCGTCGACGAGCGGCATGCAGCTGCGCGAGAAGGCGCTGCCGCACCTCGCCGACATCCATCGCCGCACCGGACGCACCGTGCTCCTCGGGGTGCGCGACGGCGCGCACGTCATGTACCTCGAGGCGCTCCGCCCGCACGCGAACTACACGGGCCAGAACCGCATCGGCGGGCGCCTCCGGCTGCACGCGGGCGCCGTCGGACTGGTCCTCCTCGCGTACGCCGCCGACGAGGTCGTGGAGGAGTACGTCGAGAACCCGCTCAAGCGGTACACCGCCCACACCATCGGCGACGCCGACGAGCTGCGCCGCACGCTCTCCGAGGTGCGCGACAACCGGTACGCGATCGCGCCCCGGTCGCTCACCATGGCCGCGGGATCCGTCGCCGCGCCGATCGTGAACGCCGACGGAGACGTCGAGGCGGCCGTCGGAATGGTCTACCTCGTCGAGCGCGACGACCCGCAGCGCTTCGTGGAGCTCGTGCGCTCCACCGCGTCACGCATCTCGCGCAGCATCCTGCAGCGGCCGGGTCCCCCGTCGCCCGCGAGCGTCGTGTTCCTGCGTCGCGAGAGCAGCCCCGACTGA
- a CDS encoding ABC transporter substrate-binding protein has product MLNLTRRRVGIAAALAGAVLVASACSAGGSSGGDEGGDGAKHDYVQAIAADPESFNAQLTNGATPFMFAAQVFDTLIRLSPDYKLTPGLAETWDVSEDGLQITFHLREGVTWHDGEPFTAEDVKFNLDEIVELQTFGAALAARIANVEVEDEQTVVVDFSEPYGPAIETLAGQYMLPKHVYEGTDYVTNPANMAPIGTGPLRFVSFESGKEVIFEANPDYWDGEVKVGRVIYPVIGDPNSRALALFNNEIDQASLDPGQLDQIPGHDDVLQMPSGQFPQDITIMFNAVSGPLQDAEVRKLVFAALDREAITEVALGGRGTPAETFFPEELDWAVNDDVQFSEEYPHDVDAINAALDELGYPRGSDGTRFTLKTRYISELSEVASTTELAQSQLQDIGVGLDLDASQSAVFTDKVYKESDFELAFLRSTLGSDPSTGIVRWYDCNPDRNAASNPSGICDDEIHEAALGALSTSDREVRGEHFRALQERAAELMFYAPLAWYTGHMPVINTSRWAGQDEPVPATNLMPWTTMEWIGG; this is encoded by the coding sequence GTGCTGAACCTCACCAGACGCCGTGTCGGCATCGCCGCCGCGCTCGCGGGCGCGGTGCTCGTGGCATCCGCCTGCAGCGCCGGCGGCTCATCCGGAGGCGACGAAGGAGGCGACGGCGCCAAGCACGACTACGTGCAGGCGATCGCCGCCGATCCCGAGTCGTTCAACGCCCAGCTCACCAACGGCGCGACGCCCTTCATGTTCGCCGCGCAGGTCTTCGACACCCTCATCCGCCTGAGCCCCGACTACAAGCTGACGCCGGGACTGGCCGAGACGTGGGACGTCAGCGAGGACGGCCTGCAGATCACGTTCCACCTGCGCGAGGGCGTCACGTGGCACGACGGCGAGCCGTTCACCGCCGAGGACGTCAAGTTCAACCTCGACGAGATCGTCGAGCTGCAGACGTTCGGGGCGGCGCTCGCCGCTCGCATCGCGAACGTGGAGGTCGAGGACGAGCAGACCGTGGTGGTCGACTTCTCGGAGCCGTACGGTCCCGCGATCGAGACGCTCGCCGGCCAGTACATGCTGCCGAAGCACGTCTACGAGGGCACCGACTACGTGACCAACCCCGCCAACATGGCGCCGATCGGCACGGGCCCGCTGCGCTTCGTGTCGTTCGAGTCGGGCAAGGAGGTCATCTTCGAGGCCAACCCGGACTATTGGGACGGAGAGGTCAAGGTGGGCCGCGTCATCTACCCGGTGATCGGCGACCCGAACAGCCGCGCGCTCGCGCTGTTCAACAACGAGATCGACCAGGCGTCGCTCGACCCGGGCCAGCTCGACCAGATCCCGGGGCACGACGACGTGCTGCAGATGCCCAGCGGCCAGTTCCCGCAGGACATCACGATCATGTTCAACGCGGTCAGCGGTCCGCTGCAGGACGCCGAGGTGCGCAAGCTCGTCTTCGCGGCGCTCGACCGCGAGGCGATCACCGAGGTCGCGCTCGGCGGCCGCGGCACGCCCGCCGAGACGTTCTTCCCCGAGGAGCTCGACTGGGCGGTGAACGACGACGTCCAGTTCTCGGAGGAGTACCCGCACGACGTCGACGCGATCAACGCGGCGCTCGACGAGCTCGGGTACCCGCGCGGGTCGGACGGCACGCGCTTCACGCTCAAGACGCGCTACATCAGCGAACTGAGCGAGGTGGCGTCCACGACCGAGCTCGCGCAGTCGCAGCTGCAGGACATCGGCGTCGGCCTCGACCTCGATGCCAGCCAGTCGGCCGTCTTCACCGACAAGGTCTACAAGGAGAGCGACTTCGAGCTCGCCTTCCTGCGCTCGACGCTGGGCTCCGACCCGAGCACCGGCATCGTGCGCTGGTACGACTGCAACCCCGACCGCAACGCCGCGTCGAACCCGTCGGGAATCTGCGACGACGAGATCCATGAGGCGGCTCTCGGCGCCCTGAGCACGAGCGACCGCGAGGTGCGCGGCGAGCACTTCCGCGCCCTGCAGGAGCGCGCCGCCGAGCTCATGTTCTACGCGCCGCTCGCGTGGTACACGGGCCACATGCCGGTCATCAACACGTCGCGCTGGGCCGGGCAGGACGAGCCGGTGCCCGCGACGAACCTCATGCCGTGGACGACCATGGAGTGGATCGGCGGCTGA
- a CDS encoding ABC transporter ATP-binding protein: MLKTDRVSKEFRGRRGTPPVLAVRDASIAAEPGRFVAIVGESGSGKSTLARILLDLIPASGGSVTIDGQDLARMGRGDRMRFRRTVQAVLQDPAGSLNPRKRVEQAIGEVVRLHGIAKGRSAVHAAVVEALSLVGMDPPERYLDRFPHELSGGQRQRVLIARAIVLRPRIIVADEAVSALDASVKAGVLRVMADLKERLDVGYVFITHDLPVVRKVADYVYVMKSGEIVEEGETDEVFAAPSHPYTRTLLAAALEPV; the protein is encoded by the coding sequence ATGCTCAAGACTGATCGCGTCTCGAAGGAGTTCCGCGGCCGCCGCGGCACGCCGCCCGTGCTCGCCGTCCGCGACGCGAGCATCGCCGCCGAGCCGGGCCGGTTCGTCGCGATCGTGGGCGAGAGCGGCAGCGGCAAGAGCACGCTCGCCCGAATCCTGCTCGACCTCATCCCGGCATCCGGCGGCTCGGTCACCATCGACGGGCAGGATCTCGCCCGCATGGGACGCGGAGACCGCATGCGGTTCCGCCGCACCGTGCAGGCGGTCCTGCAGGACCCGGCCGGGTCTCTCAACCCCCGCAAGCGCGTCGAGCAGGCGATCGGCGAGGTCGTGCGCCTGCACGGCATCGCGAAGGGCCGCTCCGCGGTGCACGCGGCGGTCGTCGAAGCGCTCTCGCTCGTCGGAATGGACCCGCCCGAGCGGTACCTCGACCGCTTCCCGCACGAGCTCAGCGGCGGCCAGCGCCAGCGCGTGCTCATCGCGCGCGCGATCGTGCTGAGGCCACGGATCATCGTCGCCGACGAGGCCGTCTCCGCGCTCGACGCGTCGGTCAAGGCGGGCGTCCTGCGGGTCATGGCCGACCTCAAGGAGCGCCTGGACGTCGGCTACGTCTTCATCACCCACGACCTGCCCGTCGTGCGCAAGGTCGCCGACTACGTCTACGTCATGAAGTCCGGCGAGATCGTCGAGGAGGGCGAGACCGACGAGGTGTTCGCCGCGCCGTCGCATCCGTACACCCGCACGCTGCTCGCGGCGGCCCTCGAACCCGTGTAA
- a CDS encoding ATP-binding cassette domain-containing protein — MSAPTITDAVADRDRTDTKPFLQVENLRVHLPTGDRSEVEAVSSVSFTVAMGERVGIVGESGSGKSVTGRAIAGLLPTSPRVRVDGSIRFAGREMLTAPASAWNQIRSKRVGMIFQDPLTFLNPTMKVGAQVAESLGATSRSDRRARTAEVVRFLGLAGLDHPERVANQFPHELSGGMRQRVLIAVAIAKVPDLIIADEPTTALDATVQARVLRTLDETVSELGTSLILISHDLSVVAGMTDRIHVMYGGRIVESGPTAAVLADPRHDYTKALLRSVRSLTEPDVPLYSMPRSLRARLALERSHDAQD; from the coding sequence GTGAGCGCCCCGACGATCACTGATGCTGTCGCCGACCGCGACCGCACCGACACGAAGCCTTTCCTGCAGGTCGAGAACCTGCGCGTCCATCTCCCGACCGGCGACCGCAGCGAGGTCGAGGCCGTCTCGTCGGTGTCGTTCACTGTCGCGATGGGCGAGCGCGTCGGCATCGTCGGAGAGTCCGGCTCGGGCAAGTCCGTCACGGGGCGCGCGATCGCAGGACTCCTGCCGACGTCGCCGCGCGTGCGGGTCGACGGGTCGATCCGCTTCGCCGGGCGCGAGATGCTCACGGCTCCGGCATCCGCCTGGAACCAGATCCGCTCCAAGCGCGTCGGCATGATCTTCCAGGACCCGCTGACGTTCCTGAACCCGACCATGAAGGTCGGCGCGCAGGTCGCCGAGTCGCTCGGGGCCACGTCGCGCAGCGACCGCAGGGCGCGCACGGCCGAGGTCGTGCGCTTCCTCGGCCTGGCCGGCCTCGACCACCCCGAGCGCGTCGCCAACCAGTTCCCGCACGAGCTGAGCGGCGGCATGCGGCAGCGCGTGCTCATCGCCGTCGCGATCGCGAAGGTGCCCGACCTCATCATCGCCGACGAGCCCACGACCGCCCTCGACGCGACGGTGCAGGCGCGTGTGCTGCGCACGCTCGACGAGACGGTGTCCGAGCTCGGCACGTCGCTCATCCTCATCTCGCACGACCTCTCGGTCGTCGCGGGCATGACCGACCGCATCCATGTCATGTACGGAGGGCGAATCGTCGAGTCGGGGCCGACGGCGGCCGTGCTCGCCGATCCGCGGCACGACTACACGAAGGCGCTCCTGCGCAGCGTGCGCAGCCTCACCGAACCCGACGTGCCCCTGTACTCGATGCCCCGGAGCCTGCGCGCCCGACTCGCGCTCGAGAGGAGCCACGATGCTCAAGACTGA
- a CDS encoding ABC transporter permease, with the protein MTTVQPTPSPEAELGLEEPLAPDAGTETLAVGASGPRRNAAWRTFLRKRSVWVFLPLLAVLILISFIGPSFVGDPVSAIYPKLLPPSSEHWLGTDNLGRDYLARVVYGGQISLIVGFSVAVLCLTLGLVIGGLAGYYGGFMDNALVKVSEFFQVLPGLVLALVAAALLGSNVVIIIVILGVTMWPGVARIVRAEAMRITKLGYVESAKAAGFSGPRILWSDVIPNAMPPVLVATTMTVGRAILVESGLSYLGIGDANRPSWGALLNSAQAYMQQAWWLALFPGLCIFLVVLAVNILGDAMNDALNPTIGRVK; encoded by the coding sequence ATGACAACGGTCCAGCCCACCCCGTCGCCCGAGGCCGAGCTCGGCCTCGAAGAGCCGCTGGCGCCGGATGCCGGCACCGAGACGCTCGCGGTCGGGGCATCCGGCCCCCGGCGGAACGCCGCGTGGCGCACGTTCCTGCGCAAGCGCTCCGTGTGGGTGTTCCTCCCGCTGCTCGCGGTGCTGATCCTCATCTCGTTCATCGGCCCGTCTTTCGTGGGCGACCCCGTGTCGGCGATCTACCCGAAGCTGCTGCCGCCGAGCAGCGAGCACTGGCTCGGCACCGACAATCTCGGGCGCGACTACCTCGCGCGCGTCGTGTACGGCGGGCAGATCTCGCTGATCGTCGGCTTCTCGGTCGCGGTGCTGTGCCTCACGTTGGGCCTGGTGATCGGCGGGCTGGCCGGCTACTACGGCGGGTTCATGGACAACGCGCTCGTCAAGGTGTCGGAGTTCTTCCAGGTGCTGCCCGGCCTCGTGCTCGCACTCGTCGCCGCAGCGCTGCTCGGCTCCAACGTGGTCATCATCATCGTGATCCTCGGGGTCACGATGTGGCCAGGCGTCGCGAGGATCGTGCGCGCCGAGGCGATGCGCATCACGAAGCTCGGCTACGTCGAGTCGGCCAAGGCGGCCGGCTTCTCGGGGCCGCGCATCCTCTGGTCGGACGTCATCCCGAACGCGATGCCGCCCGTGCTCGTGGCCACGACGATGACGGTCGGGCGCGCGATCCTCGTCGAGTCCGGCCTCTCGTACCTCGGCATCGGCGACGCGAACCGCCCGAGCTGGGGAGCGCTGCTCAACTCCGCGCAGGCGTACATGCAGCAGGCGTGGTGGCTCGCGCTGTTCCCCGGCCTGTGCATCTTCCTCGTCGTGCTCGCCGTGAACATCCTCGGCGACGCCATGAACGACGCCCTCAACCCGACGATCGGACGAGTCAAGTGA